One window from the genome of Bacillus tianshenii encodes:
- a CDS encoding acid-soluble spore protein N, whose amino-acid sequence MGNPKKDSKHFAPNHYGTQPRESNVNKGKQRQTKSNETPDVIQTKGE is encoded by the coding sequence ATGGGTAATCCGAAAAAAGACAGCAAGCATTTTGCGCCAAACCACTATGGCACCCAGCCGCGTGAGTCAAATGTGAATAAAGGAAAACAGCGTCAAACAAAGTCTAATGAAACTCCGGATGTTATTCAAACAAAAGGTGAATAA
- the tlp gene encoding small acid-soluble spore protein Tlp, with the protein MHNRPNPDNRQDNVEKLQDMVQNTIENIEEAEETKEFASGEERQQIDQKNKRREESIQAMRAEIQDEAKARENGQLDEQ; encoded by the coding sequence ATGCACAATCGTCCAAACCCAGATAATCGTCAAGATAACGTAGAAAAGCTTCAAGATATGGTTCAGAATACAATCGAAAACATAGAAGAAGCAGAGGAAACGAAAGAATTTGCTTCTGGTGAAGAACGTCAGCAAATTGATCAGAAAAACAAGCGCCGTGAAGAAAGTATACAAGCAATGCGTGCTGAAATCCAAGATGAAGCAAAGGCGCGTGAAAATGGTCAATTAGACGAACAGTAA
- a CDS encoding AAA family ATPase, giving the protein MQQKKQLTLKQIDKQVINWDNSIDKFNETDGLKLLKILEQHQHHEDYRVIKARILGLLATSRSQRIGYIDHLAEKWAALSKELNPQEERAAEIIAHVHVEALITIYEDLTFQLIRETDNRPAKRTVASWYIETSQQFLDEAQNYHTRLSKGLHAARLVNNERLEKKYRELKQVLEETEKALAELIQQATNYIESLSGTFYSSNYAEGMKLAISQIESYKEEWQAYFQKEEGKKTHSCLDELEEMIGLHKIKDNVRKLYHFLQYQQERKAEGYRFKDELSLHMIFTGNPGTGKTTIARLLAKIYHELGILNRPEITEVDRSHLVGAYVGQTEENVMKMVKQAQGGVLFIDEAYSLHREGQSGNDYGQTAIDTLVSAMTSGEYAGTFAVILAGYPEEMRQFLWSNPGLRSRFPESNHLHLDDYSTDELLQIAEMTALDNDYVLTEEAMQEIEKRIDKERVDESFGNARTVKNIVMDAIFQKGSKATSNQALDVVDYTVIEKEDVETNEVSEEKSPEEQLDKIVGLHTIKQEVRTLASFVKVQQMRREKGLKTVPIQLHSVFSGNPGTGKTTVAKIFSQILKESGLLKRGHLVTVGRADLVAGYVGQTALKTKKKIREALGGVLFIDEAYSLFSQRGNDFGKEAIDTLVEEMTKHNDNLVVILAGYTTEMKQLLNSNPGLASRFKKYFHFPDYTADELTQLTEYYAESYSYELSEDAKRYVFEHYTNKKIEGNGRYVTNVVDEAIQKQAYRIFKQDEFEADMSTLTDNDFQVVIEE; this is encoded by the coding sequence GTGCAACAAAAAAAGCAATTAACACTTAAACAGATCGATAAACAAGTTATAAATTGGGATAACTCAATAGATAAATTCAATGAAACAGATGGTCTTAAATTATTAAAAATATTAGAACAGCATCAACATCATGAGGATTACAGGGTAATTAAAGCCCGTATTCTAGGTTTACTTGCAACAAGCAGAAGCCAGAGAATCGGATATATTGATCATTTAGCTGAGAAGTGGGCTGCATTAAGCAAAGAGCTTAACCCACAAGAGGAGCGGGCAGCAGAAATTATTGCACACGTGCATGTTGAAGCATTGATAACGATTTATGAGGATTTAACATTTCAATTAATAAGAGAAACGGATAACAGACCTGCAAAACGTACTGTTGCAAGCTGGTACATTGAAACAAGTCAACAATTTCTAGATGAAGCTCAAAACTACCATACCCGGCTAAGTAAAGGTCTTCATGCTGCAAGGCTTGTAAATAATGAGCGACTGGAAAAGAAATACCGAGAATTAAAACAAGTGCTTGAAGAAACAGAAAAAGCATTAGCAGAGCTGATTCAACAAGCGACGAATTATATTGAATCACTTTCAGGTACTTTTTATTCGTCGAACTATGCAGAAGGGATGAAGCTAGCCATTTCACAAATTGAGAGTTATAAGGAAGAATGGCAAGCTTACTTTCAAAAAGAAGAAGGTAAGAAGACTCACTCCTGCTTAGATGAGCTTGAAGAAATGATTGGACTTCATAAAATAAAAGACAACGTGCGGAAGCTTTATCACTTCCTGCAGTACCAGCAGGAACGCAAGGCTGAAGGCTATCGGTTTAAAGATGAGCTCAGTCTTCATATGATTTTCACCGGAAACCCTGGGACTGGAAAAACGACGATTGCTCGTTTGCTCGCAAAGATTTATCATGAGCTTGGCATTTTAAATAGACCAGAAATAACAGAAGTGGACCGTTCACATCTTGTTGGCGCTTATGTTGGGCAAACAGAAGAAAATGTCATGAAGATGGTCAAGCAGGCACAAGGCGGGGTTTTATTTATTGATGAAGCGTATAGCCTGCATCGTGAAGGTCAGTCAGGCAATGATTATGGCCAAACAGCAATTGATACACTTGTTTCGGCAATGACAAGCGGAGAATATGCAGGAACATTTGCGGTTATTCTGGCAGGATACCCAGAAGAAATGCGACAGTTTTTATGGTCTAATCCTGGACTGCGCAGTCGTTTTCCAGAAAGTAATCACCTTCACCTTGATGATTATTCGACGGATGAACTGTTGCAGATTGCAGAAATGACAGCACTTGATAATGACTACGTCTTAACGGAAGAAGCGATGCAAGAAATCGAGAAGCGAATTGATAAAGAACGGGTCGATGAATCATTTGGTAATGCTCGAACTGTTAAAAATATTGTCATGGATGCGATTTTTCAAAAAGGCTCGAAGGCAACAAGTAATCAGGCACTCGATGTTGTCGATTACACAGTGATTGAAAAAGAAGACGTAGAAACCAATGAAGTATCAGAAGAAAAATCACCGGAAGAACAATTAGACAAAATCGTTGGCCTGCATACAATTAAGCAGGAAGTACGAACGCTTGCTTCGTTCGTCAAGGTGCAGCAAATGCGTAGAGAAAAAGGCTTGAAGACTGTCCCGATTCAGCTTCATTCTGTCTTTTCCGGAAACCCAGGCACAGGCAAAACAACCGTTGCTAAAATCTTTTCACAAATCTTAAAGGAAAGCGGCTTATTAAAGCGCGGCCATTTAGTAACGGTCGGACGAGCAGACCTTGTAGCTGGTTATGTTGGTCAAACAGCATTGAAGACGAAAAAGAAAATTCGAGAAGCGCTCGGAGGCGTTTTGTTTATTGATGAAGCCTATTCTCTCTTTTCTCAGCGTGGAAATGATTTCGGGAAAGAGGCGATTGATACACTGGTAGAGGAGATGACAAAGCACAACGATAATCTAGTCGTGATTCTCGCAGGGTATACGACTGAAATGAAACAATTATTAAATTCAAACCCCGGCTTAGCATCACGCTTTAAGAAATACTTTCATTTCCCTGACTATACAGCGGATGAATTGACACAATTAACCGAGTATTACGCCGAGAGTTACAGCTACGAATTAAGTGAAGATGCGAAACGATATGTATTTGAACACTATACTAATAAAAAGATTGAAGGAAATGGAAGGTATGTAACGAATGTAGTGGATGAAGCGATTCAAAAACAAGCTTACCGAATTTTTAAGCAAGACGAATTCGAGGCAGATATGTCCACGTTAACGGACAACGATTTTCAAGTTGTAATTGAGGAGTGA
- a CDS encoding thioesterase family protein — protein sequence MYVSETTIPVRYAETDQMGVVYHANYIIWMEVGRTALIRELGFDYAMMEKDGIISPVLDVRATYKSPVRYGEIATVRTWIEKYDGLRVIYGYEILTESGALAVTGHSEHVCAKKENFRPIRMKSYYPEWHETYERVKKQTE from the coding sequence ATGTACGTATCTGAAACAACGATTCCTGTACGCTATGCAGAAACAGACCAAATGGGTGTTGTCTATCATGCAAACTATATTATCTGGATGGAGGTAGGACGCACAGCCCTAATTCGCGAGCTTGGATTTGATTATGCGATGATGGAAAAGGACGGGATTATCTCACCGGTCCTTGATGTCCGTGCGACTTATAAATCTCCCGTGCGTTATGGTGAAATAGCAACAGTCCGAACATGGATTGAAAAATATGATGGGCTTCGGGTAATCTATGGCTATGAAATTCTCACCGAAAGCGGAGCATTAGCTGTTACAGGACATTCCGAACACGTTTGTGCAAAGAAAGAAAACTTCAGACCAATTCGGATGAAATCTTATTATCCCGAGTGGCATGAAACGTACGAAAGAGTAAAAAAACAAACAGAATAA
- a CDS encoding GIY-YIG nuclease family protein: MNHNINVNKAHSIYAVYLNLTEDKTVTVGKLGTFSFPAGTYIYIGSAKRNIEARLNRHLKIEKPLRWHFDYLRPYGEITKVETFDRTLGECERFEAFKQDYDGVVVAKGFGSSDCSCATHLVYIGKTR, from the coding sequence ATGAATCACAACATTAATGTGAACAAAGCACATTCGATTTATGCCGTCTACCTTAACCTTACAGAAGACAAAACCGTCACAGTTGGAAAGCTTGGGACATTTTCTTTTCCGGCTGGCACATATATTTATATCGGTAGTGCTAAACGAAACATAGAAGCAAGGCTCAACAGGCATCTTAAAATTGAAAAACCGCTCCGTTGGCATTTTGATTATTTAAGACCTTACGGAGAGATTACAAAAGTCGAGACATTTGACCGCACGCTAGGGGAATGCGAACGTTTTGAAGCATTCAAGCAGGATTATGATGGAGTGGTGGTTGCCAAAGGCTTTGGCTCTTCTGATTGCAGCTGTGCAACACATTTAGTATATATAGGAAAAACCCGCTAA
- a CDS encoding HesB/YadR/YfhF family protein: MKLEITEEALQWYKEEMDLEKGDHVRFYARYGGSSSIQSGFSLGVSLEKPVEPFVTAEQDGITFFVEDKDAWYFDNYNLYVKYNEAYSEVEFEYLEE; encoded by the coding sequence ATGAAGCTGGAAATTACAGAAGAAGCACTACAATGGTATAAAGAAGAAATGGATCTTGAAAAAGGCGATCACGTTCGATTCTATGCCCGTTACGGCGGAAGCAGTTCCATTCAAAGCGGTTTTTCCCTCGGTGTCTCACTAGAAAAACCTGTAGAGCCGTTTGTAACAGCGGAACAGGATGGCATTACGTTTTTCGTTGAGGACAAAGATGCTTGGTATTTTGACAACTATAATTTATATGTGAAATACAACGAAGCGTATAGCGAAGTCGAATTCGAATATTTAGAAGAATAA
- a CDS encoding staygreen family protein, which yields MTKLNPNKLNVTFFGGTSATSPLIPRYYTLTHSDLTAELFLMIGPYYRFDKIDRKLRDEVLGQWIYTGNKFVFPVMVYVGGEEYGIQTASIRYQIFKRELPLALEAIRYGDRELFNLYPQLDDAPIIVYFQSSYPQFHTAQNFGTFRDYRYP from the coding sequence GTGACGAAGCTGAACCCAAATAAACTCAATGTTACATTTTTTGGAGGTACTTCAGCGACATCTCCGCTTATTCCACGCTATTATACATTAACTCATTCCGATCTAACTGCAGAATTGTTTCTAATGATTGGTCCGTATTACCGTTTTGATAAGATTGATCGTAAGCTTCGTGATGAGGTGCTTGGACAGTGGATATACACTGGCAACAAATTTGTTTTTCCTGTTATGGTGTATGTCGGAGGAGAAGAGTATGGAATACAAACAGCCTCGATTCGTTATCAAATCTTTAAACGTGAGTTGCCGCTTGCCCTTGAAGCAATCCGATATGGCGACAGAGAGCTCTTTAATCTTTATCCGCAATTAGACGATGCACCAATCATCGTTTATTTCCAGTCGTCCTATCCTCAATTCCACACGGCTCAAAACTTCGGCACTTTCAGAGATTACCGCTACCCATAA
- the yidD gene encoding membrane protein insertion efficiency factor YidD, translating to MKRLFLAIIYFYRKVISPFKPPTCRFYPTCSQYGLEAIQRFGALKGGWLTIKRIFKCHPFHPGGIDEVPEKNKEPAAK from the coding sequence ATGAAACGGCTTTTTCTTGCCATCATTTATTTCTATCGAAAAGTTATTTCACCATTTAAACCGCCGACATGCCGCTTCTATCCAACGTGCTCACAGTACGGGTTAGAAGCCATTCAACGGTTTGGCGCACTAAAAGGCGGCTGGCTAACCATAAAGCGGATTTTCAAATGTCACCCCTTCCATCCTGGTGGTATTGATGAGGTACCTGAAAAAAATAAAGAACCTGCAGCTAAATGA
- a CDS encoding MurR/RpiR family transcriptional regulator → MSKSQKKIAAFLIENPESAPFLTASKLARKAGVGEATIIRFAVFLGYKGYPELQRHLQEALQRKWTSAERFEKTTAVETKPMDVWKEVLYDDMRNIKETMRGIDSHTFNTIIQELIKAERIYIIAYRSAQSLGVFLEFYLDLVLQNTELVQQSDGVSEHLLDITENDLVIGMGFSRYTKRTVDVMKYVRDKGAKTLVITDHPMSPLAPLGDYQIYAAAEINSFIDSFTAPLSVINALITGVTRSEQTKVKKRLEELETLWDNFNVFHE, encoded by the coding sequence ATGAGCAAATCTCAAAAAAAGATTGCAGCATTTTTAATTGAAAATCCAGAGAGTGCCCCCTTTCTTACTGCATCAAAGCTTGCGCGTAAAGCAGGAGTCGGCGAAGCGACAATTATTCGCTTTGCCGTCTTTCTTGGTTATAAAGGTTATCCTGAGCTTCAGCGGCATTTACAGGAGGCTTTGCAGCGAAAGTGGACATCAGCAGAACGGTTTGAAAAGACAACGGCTGTAGAGACAAAACCGATGGATGTGTGGAAAGAAGTTCTTTATGATGATATGCGGAACATAAAGGAAACGATGAGGGGCATAGATTCTCACACTTTCAATACAATCATTCAAGAGTTAATTAAGGCTGAACGCATTTATATTATTGCTTACCGCAGTGCGCAAAGCTTAGGTGTATTTTTAGAATTTTACCTTGATCTAGTTTTGCAAAATACTGAGCTTGTTCAGCAGTCAGACGGCGTATCTGAGCACTTATTAGATATTACTGAAAATGATCTCGTAATTGGCATGGGTTTTTCACGTTATACGAAGCGGACGGTAGATGTTATGAAATATGTTCGTGATAAAGGCGCCAAAACATTAGTTATTACAGATCATCCAATGTCACCACTTGCTCCGCTTGGTGATTATCAAATCTATGCAGCAGCTGAAATTAACTCATTTATTGATTCATTCACTGCGCCATTAAGTGTGATTAATGCCCTTATTACAGGGGTTACACGCTCCGAACAGACAAAGGTGAAGAAGCGGCTAGAAGAATTGGAAACTCTCTGGGACAATTTCAATGTTTTTCACGAGTAA
- a CDS encoding aspartate aminotransferase family protein: MAIEEISPVVHEYMKRTKGSYDIMQQAQDVMPNGVTANIKSFSPYPIVMNKGNGAYLTDVDGNEYIDYLLSYGALMLGHGHPAVKKAVIEQLEQDGTNLFGTPHELEIKFGKRIMKHYPSIERLRYTNSGTEATLLAIRLASAYTGKNKIAKFEGHYHGGYDQVLISINPSDSEYGSEEQPNSVPESKGIDPYYQKQTLVLPFNDIERTEKLLRQHKNELAALIIEPIQAGFIPAEQAFMTELRRITEELGIVLIYDEVKTGFRIGIGGAQQAYNIKPDITTLGKVIGGGYPVGIVGGKKEIMMESAASINADVFDSSQSKTSSAKDVLFHSGTYNGHPTILSAGMAVLDVLESEMDRVMQTTDTLKQRLEWLFAKKGIPMKAIGKGTIFSVVLSEEEQIKNYREFQKTNMALRKKIDYALLNEGIYTKPLNRYSLSTEHTDAELDKTVEAYEKVLSQL; this comes from the coding sequence GTGGCAATTGAAGAAATCTCTCCAGTGGTACATGAATATATGAAACGAACAAAAGGTTCTTATGACATTATGCAGCAAGCGCAAGATGTCATGCCAAATGGTGTTACAGCAAATATTAAATCTTTCTCTCCTTACCCAATTGTTATGAACAAAGGAAACGGTGCTTATTTAACAGATGTAGATGGCAATGAATATATCGATTATCTCTTATCCTACGGAGCACTTATGCTTGGACATGGTCATCCAGCAGTAAAAAAAGCGGTTATCGAACAGCTTGAACAAGATGGAACAAATTTATTTGGAACTCCACACGAGCTTGAGATTAAATTCGGGAAACGTATTATGAAGCATTACCCGAGCATTGAACGCTTGCGTTATACAAATTCCGGAACAGAAGCAACATTACTTGCAATCCGCCTTGCTTCTGCTTATACAGGCAAAAATAAGATAGCTAAATTCGAAGGACATTATCATGGCGGCTATGACCAAGTATTAATCAGTATCAACCCGTCAGACAGTGAATATGGTTCTGAAGAACAGCCAAATAGTGTGCCTGAATCCAAAGGAATTGACCCTTATTATCAAAAACAAACATTGGTGCTGCCATTTAATGATATTGAACGAACTGAAAAGCTCCTTCGTCAACACAAGAACGAACTTGCTGCGTTAATCATTGAACCAATCCAAGCAGGCTTTATTCCTGCTGAGCAAGCGTTTATGACAGAATTGAGACGCATTACAGAAGAACTTGGCATTGTCCTTATTTATGATGAGGTAAAAACCGGCTTTCGCATCGGTATCGGCGGTGCGCAACAAGCGTATAACATCAAGCCTGACATTACGACACTCGGTAAAGTAATTGGTGGCGGTTATCCAGTCGGTATCGTTGGCGGGAAAAAAGAAATTATGATGGAAAGTGCCGCATCCATTAATGCTGACGTTTTTGACTCAAGCCAAAGTAAAACATCAAGCGCCAAAGACGTGTTATTCCATAGTGGAACGTATAATGGGCACCCGACAATTCTTTCTGCTGGAATGGCCGTGTTAGATGTATTAGAGTCTGAGATGGACCGTGTTATGCAGACAACAGACACATTGAAACAACGGCTAGAATGGTTGTTTGCGAAAAAAGGAATCCCAATGAAAGCGATTGGAAAAGGAACAATCTTTAGTGTAGTATTATCAGAAGAGGAACAAATCAAAAACTATCGTGAATTCCAGAAAACAAATATGGCTCTACGTAAAAAGATTGACTATGCTTTGTTAAATGAAGGAATCTATACAAAACCGCTAAACCGTTACAGTCTCTCAACAGAGCATACAGACGCAGAGCTTGATAAAACTGTCGAAGCATACGAGAAGGTTTTATCGCAATTGTAA
- a CDS encoding tautomerase family protein, which yields MPVISIKLAKGRTEEQKALFASEITKNAVELLGVKAEWVTVLFEEYERENWATAGMLHSKKFGPGFGLKGTEKKS from the coding sequence ATGCCTGTTATATCAATTAAGTTAGCAAAAGGAAGGACAGAAGAACAAAAAGCTTTATTTGCTTCTGAAATAACCAAGAATGCTGTCGAACTGCTAGGTGTAAAAGCTGAATGGGTAACAGTACTGTTCGAGGAATATGAACGTGAAAATTGGGCGACAGCAGGTATGCTGCATTCAAAAAAGTTTGGTCCGGGATTTGGCCTAAAAGGGACAGAAAAAAAGAGTTGA
- a CDS encoding DUF4396 domain-containing protein, with amino-acid sequence MIHMIGYIAIGIGIVCSIIILFDILKHPQHMKIMNVVWPMQGLYLGPIAIWAYWRMGRQKGHEGHGHGDKPFWQSVFVSTSHCSSGCILGDVIGAPLVFITGLHLLGSKLFTDYSVEFTLAYIFGIFFQLFSIVPMSENLGWGKGVVKAIKADTLSLVAFEVGMFGWMTIVHFYIFPGGLKPIDIRFWFMMQIAMILGAATSYPANWFLVKRGIKHQM; translated from the coding sequence ATGATTCATATGATCGGCTATATTGCGATTGGAATCGGGATTGTTTGCAGTATTATTATTTTATTCGACATACTTAAGCATCCTCAGCACATGAAAATCATGAATGTTGTCTGGCCGATGCAAGGGTTATACTTAGGACCAATTGCGATCTGGGCTTATTGGAGAATGGGCCGTCAAAAAGGTCATGAAGGCCATGGACACGGCGATAAGCCTTTTTGGCAAAGTGTTTTTGTCTCAACAAGTCATTGTTCAAGCGGTTGTATTCTTGGTGATGTAATTGGTGCTCCCCTTGTTTTTATAACAGGTCTTCACTTATTAGGCTCGAAACTCTTTACTGATTATTCGGTTGAATTTACGCTCGCTTATATCTTCGGGATTTTCTTTCAATTGTTCTCGATTGTTCCAATGTCTGAAAACCTAGGCTGGGGAAAAGGTGTCGTGAAAGCTATCAAAGCAGATACGTTATCATTAGTTGCTTTTGAGGTTGGAATGTTTGGTTGGATGACGATTGTTCATTTCTACATCTTTCCGGGTGGTTTGAAGCCGATTGATATTCGTTTTTGGTTTATGATGCAAATTGCGATGATCTTAGGGGCTGCTACTAGTTACCCAGCAAACTGGTTTCTTGTTAAACGAGGGATTAAGCATCAAATGTAA
- a CDS encoding DUF2225 domain-containing protein: MSEQNPLYDKHITCLVCNHTFTTKKVRSRFIQAVSLESDFYSDYKHEDLSPLLYHVNVCPSCGYAFADEAATYFLPGAKDIIMQKITRFWRGQSYYSEERTSKEAIEAYKLAIYSGILRKEKPIVMAGLYMRLAWIYRKLKDETKEIECLNLALKSYEQSYFQGDYKDANMSLTRILYLMGELYRQTGNPNKAIVYFSKVIQLKDKVIEKRIVELARDQWMLIREEMKQERMRKKAFDQAVAAQKKPEKKKFGLGLLKKNTIKRRRRASSIYI; the protein is encoded by the coding sequence ATGAGTGAACAGAACCCTTTATATGATAAGCACATAACTTGTCTCGTATGTAATCACACCTTTACTACAAAAAAAGTACGTTCACGTTTTATTCAAGCTGTTAGTTTAGAGTCAGATTTTTATTCTGATTATAAACATGAAGATCTAAGTCCTTTGCTTTACCATGTGAACGTTTGTCCTTCTTGTGGGTATGCGTTTGCTGATGAAGCAGCTACTTATTTTCTGCCTGGAGCAAAAGACATTATTATGCAGAAAATAACTCGTTTTTGGCGTGGACAGTCTTACTATTCGGAGGAACGGACTTCTAAAGAAGCAATTGAGGCCTATAAATTAGCAATTTATTCAGGGATTTTACGCAAAGAAAAGCCGATTGTAATGGCTGGGCTGTATATGCGTCTTGCCTGGATCTACCGCAAGCTAAAAGACGAAACGAAAGAAATAGAATGTCTGAATCTTGCCTTGAAATCTTATGAACAAAGCTACTTTCAAGGAGATTATAAGGATGCCAATATGTCATTAACCCGTATTCTTTATTTAATGGGAGAGTTATATCGCCAAACAGGGAACCCTAATAAAGCCATTGTTTACTTTTCAAAAGTGATTCAGCTTAAAGATAAAGTCATTGAAAAACGGATTGTTGAACTTGCCCGTGACCAATGGATGCTGATTCGTGAGGAAATGAAGCAGGAGAGAATGCGGAAGAAAGCATTCGATCAGGCTGTTGCAGCACAAAAAAAACCCGAAAAGAAAAAATTCGGGTTGGGCTTACTCAAAAAAAACACAATAAAGAGGAGGCGGAGAGCCTCCTCTATTTACATTTGA
- a CDS encoding SAF domain-containing protein, whose translation MLESKRRAIILLIISFLLAAVAGFLILQKMKELNTQLGAKVEVYVAAGDIASRTLIQPDQIKTIEMPQKYANESFVTSESALKGKVTVVPLSEGDLITKNIIKPATVLRDENHRLVTMLASEKIRFDQELEALDRVDIIISNVVNDKPVTKVFMKDVLVAMVAKNNDSFSGVALEIPFEEASKLIHQQHYAQMIRVLKSNVGKGELNISNPFERSNETKPKPPLPNQNTNSVNTEQKPTNPETKKNTENVKKETTQ comes from the coding sequence ATGCTGGAGTCAAAGCGAAGAGCAATTATACTACTGATTATTTCTTTTTTACTTGCAGCTGTTGCTGGGTTTTTAATTCTACAAAAGATGAAAGAATTAAATACTCAGCTAGGTGCAAAGGTTGAAGTATATGTCGCAGCAGGGGATATCGCTTCTCGGACGCTGATTCAGCCAGATCAAATCAAGACAATTGAAATGCCACAAAAATATGCCAATGAATCATTTGTAACAAGTGAATCTGCCTTAAAAGGCAAAGTAACGGTCGTTCCACTTTCAGAGGGGGATTTGATCACAAAAAACATTATCAAGCCTGCCACTGTACTGCGCGATGAAAACCACCGTCTTGTTACGATGCTTGCTTCAGAAAAAATAAGGTTTGACCAAGAGTTAGAAGCTCTTGACCGCGTCGATATTATTATTTCAAATGTTGTCAATGATAAGCCTGTGACTAAAGTGTTTATGAAAGATGTCTTAGTAGCGATGGTCGCAAAAAATAATGATAGCTTCAGTGGGGTGGCATTAGAAATTCCTTTCGAAGAGGCTTCAAAGCTTATCCATCAACAGCATTATGCGCAAATGATTCGCGTATTGAAATCAAACGTCGGGAAAGGCGAGCTGAATATTTCCAATCCCTTTGAAAGAAGTAATGAAACGAAGCCAAAACCACCTCTTCCAAATCAAAATACGAATAGCGTAAATACGGAGCAAAAACCTACCAATCCTGAAACAAAGAAAAATACGGAAAACGTAAAGAAAGAAACAACACAATAA
- a CDS encoding AAA family ATPase has product MNTAHRILVITDYEAMKKQLAEELVEYSDVHFLTSLEVKKEIDRIAPQIVLLVQPEDSSEVELVQYIHAELQQAMIIFITDKQDFLLLRDIMRAGALEYILMPEELNLLTDRIDKISLLIDEQSKLDAPVKSGKSFVRGRGKVFSFYSGKGGSGRTQLATAFAQSLKLESTAQVLLIDLNLQFGGAETFLSLDNHRTIADLMSVMAELNENNLRNIAQREKHSKLEVLLSPCDAETAENISEEFVARVIRSARRSYDFIIIDLPNNMSEITYSALEESDMIYYVLNLDTPSVQAFKHVETLFRKLGVDTEGRLELLVNQVGRDNELNVFDLKKIIHIPVAAEIKRDHRGVQAAVNQGLPLQKQANEKKLTQAAKDIRKWTLKMLS; this is encoded by the coding sequence ATGAATACCGCACATCGAATTCTCGTTATTACAGACTATGAAGCAATGAAAAAGCAATTAGCAGAAGAATTAGTTGAATACTCAGATGTTCATTTTCTAACTTCCTTAGAAGTAAAAAAAGAAATTGACCGTATCGCCCCTCAAATTGTATTGCTCGTACAGCCTGAAGACAGCTCTGAAGTTGAACTTGTTCAATATATTCATGCTGAGCTTCAGCAAGCGATGATTATCTTTATTACAGACAAACAAGATTTTCTTCTCCTTCGGGATATTATGCGCGCAGGGGCACTTGAATATATTTTGATGCCTGAGGAACTGAATCTTTTAACAGATCGAATTGACAAAATTTCACTCCTAATTGATGAGCAATCAAAGTTAGATGCTCCTGTGAAATCAGGAAAATCATTTGTTCGCGGGAGAGGTAAAGTATTCTCTTTCTACAGCGGAAAGGGGGGAAGCGGGCGGACACAGCTTGCGACAGCATTTGCCCAATCTTTGAAGCTTGAATCAACCGCACAGGTGTTACTTATTGATTTGAACCTGCAATTTGGCGGAGCTGAAACCTTTCTTTCACTTGATAATCATCGAACAATTGCTGATTTGATGTCAGTGATGGCTGAATTGAATGAAAACAACCTTCGGAATATTGCCCAGCGCGAAAAACATTCAAAGCTTGAAGTATTGCTAAGTCCTTGCGATGCGGAAACAGCTGAGAATATTTCGGAAGAATTTGTTGCACGTGTTATTCGTTCGGCACGCCGAAGCTATGATTTTATCATTATCGATTTACCAAACAATATGAGTGAAATTACGTACAGTGCCCTAGAAGAGTCAGATATGATTTATTACGTCTTAAACTTAGACACCCCTTCTGTGCAAGCCTTCAAACATGTGGAAACACTCTTTCGCAAACTCGGAGTGGATACAGAAGGAAGACTGGAGCTGCTTGTCAATCAAGTCGGAAGAGATAATGAGCTAAATGTATTTGATCTTAAAAAAATCATTCACATTCCTGTAGCAGCAGAAATTAAACGTGACCACAGAGGTGTTCAAGCAGCTGTAAACCAAGGACTGCCTCTTCAAAAACAAGCAAATGAAAAGAAGCTCACGCAAGCAGCGAAAGATATACGAAAATGGACATTGAAAATGTTGTCATAG